The uncultured Hyphomonas sp. genome includes a region encoding these proteins:
- a CDS encoding glycosyltransferase, whose translation MLNAAPNDQTLVTIVVAPRERFEQATMSLEAVFETADLPFRMIYVDGGSPKAISDELKANVESRGHTFIRRPGYVTPNDARNTALPLVDTRYVVFIDNDVVFAPGWLSALVNCAEETGAGLVTPTILVGPAARMPDLKIHHAGGILKLTETGHGRDMYRRHGFEHESYLARKDELVREETDSTEFHVVLARREMLEDIGPFDPNLVGFTDEIDMAFKAKEKGWKIWFEPSSVVAYAVGKKLTWREIPYFCLRWNSAKCMSAERYFYKKWNLVPEFSRQHGFLRDHRRHAFPFKGLQKIVGWRITVTFTTLLCEAIALVTSIRFVKPDMSPKPIASAVTD comes from the coding sequence ATGCTTAACGCGGCCCCGAATGACCAAACGCTTGTCACTATTGTCGTGGCGCCGCGCGAGCGCTTCGAACAAGCGACGATGTCGCTTGAGGCCGTCTTCGAGACGGCTGACCTGCCCTTCCGCATGATTTATGTTGATGGTGGCTCCCCGAAGGCGATCTCCGACGAGCTGAAAGCCAATGTCGAAAGCCGCGGCCATACTTTTATCCGCCGGCCGGGATATGTGACGCCGAACGATGCCCGCAACACGGCGCTGCCGCTCGTGGACACGCGCTATGTCGTGTTCATCGACAATGATGTTGTGTTCGCACCGGGCTGGCTGTCCGCACTCGTGAACTGCGCCGAGGAAACGGGTGCCGGCCTCGTGACGCCAACCATTCTCGTCGGTCCGGCTGCGCGCATGCCGGACCTGAAGATCCATCATGCCGGCGGTATCCTGAAACTCACCGAGACCGGTCACGGTCGTGACATGTATCGCCGGCACGGATTTGAACATGAATCCTATCTGGCCAGAAAGGACGAGCTTGTCCGTGAAGAGACGGACAGCACGGAGTTCCACGTCGTTCTGGCTCGCCGTGAAATGCTGGAAGACATCGGTCCATTCGACCCGAATCTTGTCGGGTTCACGGATGAAATCGACATGGCTTTCAAGGCGAAGGAGAAAGGCTGGAAAATCTGGTTCGAGCCGTCTTCGGTTGTCGCTTATGCCGTCGGCAAGAAGCTTACCTGGCGGGAAATTCCGTATTTCTGCCTGCGCTGGAACTCTGCGAAATGCATGAGCGCGGAACGTTACTTCTACAAAAAATGGAACCTCGTCCCCGAGTTCTCACGCCAGCATGGCTTTCTGCGTGATCACCGCCGGCACGCCTTCCCGTTCAAGGGGTTGCAGAAAATTGTAGGCTGGCGGATCACCGTCACATTCACGACCCTGCTGTGCGAAGCCATCGCCCTCGTCACCTCGATCCGCTTCGTGAAGCCGGACATGTCTCCCAAACCCATCGCAAGCGCAGTGACGGACTAG